In Erythrobacter litoralis HTCC2594, a single genomic region encodes these proteins:
- the phbB gene encoding acetoacetyl-CoA reductase yields MGRVAIVTGGTRGIGAAICNRLKRQGHTVIANYAGNDNAAKKFSDETGIATARWDVGDHEACLEGCAAIEADHGPIDIVINNAGITRDGTLHKMSFDDWNDVMRVNLGGCFNMAKATFPGMRERGWGRIVNIGSINGQAGQYGQVNYAAAKSGIHGFTKALAQEGAKFGVTVNAIAPGYIDTDMVAAVPEAVLEKIVAKIPVGRLGMAEEIARGVAFLTSKNGGFVTGSTMSINGGQHMY; encoded by the coding sequence ATGGGACGAGTAGCCATCGTAACCGGCGGGACGCGCGGCATCGGGGCGGCGATTTGCAACCGCCTCAAGCGGCAGGGCCACACGGTCATCGCCAACTATGCCGGCAACGACAATGCGGCGAAGAAATTCTCCGACGAAACGGGCATTGCGACGGCCAGATGGGATGTCGGCGACCACGAGGCCTGCCTCGAAGGATGCGCCGCGATCGAAGCGGATCACGGGCCGATCGATATCGTCATCAACAATGCCGGGATCACCCGCGACGGCACGCTGCACAAGATGAGCTTCGACGACTGGAACGACGTCATGCGCGTCAATCTCGGCGGTTGCTTCAACATGGCCAAGGCGACCTTTCCCGGAATGCGCGAGCGTGGCTGGGGCCGGATCGTGAACATCGGCTCGATCAACGGGCAGGCGGGCCAGTACGGCCAGGTCAATTACGCTGCCGCCAAATCCGGCATTCACGGCTTTACCAAGGCGCTGGCGCAGGAAGGTGCCAAGTTCGGGGTCACCGTCAATGCCATCGCCCCGGGCTATATCGACACCGACATGGTCGCCGCCGTGCCCGAAGCGGTGCTGGAGAAGATCGTCGCCAAGATCCCGGTCGGCCGCCTCGGCATGGCCGAGGAAATCGCTCGCGGCGTAGCTTTCCTGACCAGCAAGAACGGCGGCTTCGTGACCGGGTCGACCATGAGCATCAACGGCGGCCAGCACATGTATTGA